The following are encoded in a window of Gossypium raimondii isolate GPD5lz chromosome 13, ASM2569854v1, whole genome shotgun sequence genomic DNA:
- the LOC105784366 gene encoding protein CHLORORESPIRATORY REDUCTION 41, chloroplastic, which produces MASTLLPFLSPPNLLHNHTSNLSSISNNPSKTLHFPIKCTSPTSESSQSDFPSPISHETTTSPESFPIEKRRRSEIVRERRPRPDIAKPEPPNFEVGWRRTKEINLEKPKGYVIMDFLEKLEGLMGREFGSTELLAKAGEIVAERAREEAEVLRDEGEVEDRMVTELFRVLKLMEMDLAMVKAAVKDETLSERLEKAKARCRQAILVANSF; this is translated from the coding sequence ATGGCTTCCACTCTGCTTCCCTTCCTTTCTCCCCCAAACCTTCTCCATAACCATACATCAAACCTCTCATCAATCTCCAATAACCCATCAAAAACATTACATTTCCCCATCAAATGCACTTCCCCAACGTCAGAATCATCTCAATCGGATTTCCCATCTCCAATCTCCCACGAAACCACCACAAGTCCAGAAAGTTTCCCCATCGAGAAACGAAGAAGATCGGAAATCGTCCGAGAAAGAAGGCCGAGACCCGACATCGCAAAACCGGAACCGCCGAATTTCGAGGTGGGATGGAGGAGGACGAAGGAGATTAACTTGGAGAAACCCAAAGGGTACGTGATAATGGATTTTTTGGAGAAGCTGGAAGGGTTGATGGGGAGAGAGTTTGGGTCGACGGAACTGTTGGCGAAAGCAGGGGAAATCGTGGCGGAAAGAGCGAGGGAAGAAGCGGAGGTGTTGAGGGATGAAGGGGAAGTGGAAGATAGGATGGTGACGGAGTTGTTTAGGGTATTGAAGTTGATGGAAATGGATTTGGCTATGGTGAAAGCTGCTGTGAAAGATGAGACCTTGAGTGAGAGGCTTGAAAAAGCTAAAGCTAGGTGCAGGCAGGCCATTCTTGTGGCtaattctttttga